A single Streptomyces sp. Edi2 DNA region contains:
- a CDS encoding glycosyltransferase 87 family protein, which yields MTSVRRDEPVRPTRRDEVAAAGSELIGGPIGRRALLGISRLTPVRIIALIAIGMFALGMVQKLPCYNGGWFFGATSQYVHACYSDIPHLYAGRGFANGLIPYFDRLPGDMDYLEYPVLTGAFMQIASWMTPHSGGVQYREQLYWLVNAGMLMACAAVVAVCVTRTHRRRPWDGLLVALAPAAALTATINWDLLAVALTAAGMLMWSRSRPLAAGVLIGLATAAKLYPVLLLGPLLVLCWRAGAWRAYGRAMAGAVASWLVVNLPVMLTHDDAGFHIREGWAKFYTFSQERPIDFGSLWLLISQRTGNPLENANTYATLLMILGCGAIGLLTLYAPRRPRFAQLAFLVVALFILTNKVYSPQYVLWLTPLAALARPRWRDFLIWQACEVMYFLGIWTYLAYTGNGDKHQGLPLEGYQLAIVLHLLGTLYLCAVVVRDILLPERDVVRRDGDDDPSGGVLDRSPDVFVLGRAHHRPRHAVQFEGAPQVRWGAVRE from the coding sequence ATGACGAGCGTGCGACGCGACGAGCCGGTACGGCCGACGAGGCGGGATGAGGTGGCAGCGGCCGGCAGCGAGCTGATCGGCGGACCGATCGGCCGGCGCGCACTGCTCGGGATCAGTCGGCTGACGCCGGTACGGATCATCGCGCTCATCGCCATCGGCATGTTCGCGCTGGGCATGGTGCAGAAGCTGCCCTGCTACAACGGCGGCTGGTTCTTCGGTGCCACGAGCCAGTATGTCCACGCCTGCTACTCCGATATCCCCCATCTCTATGCGGGTCGGGGCTTCGCCAATGGGCTGATCCCGTATTTCGACCGGTTGCCCGGCGATATGGACTACCTCGAGTACCCCGTGCTCACCGGCGCCTTCATGCAGATCGCCTCCTGGATGACACCGCACAGTGGGGGTGTCCAGTACCGCGAACAGCTCTACTGGCTGGTCAATGCCGGCATGCTGATGGCCTGTGCCGCTGTCGTCGCGGTGTGCGTGACCCGCACCCACCGGCGACGCCCCTGGGACGGCCTCCTGGTCGCCCTGGCGCCGGCCGCTGCCCTCACCGCCACCATCAACTGGGATCTGCTGGCGGTCGCTCTGACCGCCGCAGGGATGCTGATGTGGTCACGCAGCCGCCCGCTGGCGGCAGGTGTCCTCATCGGGCTGGCCACCGCGGCGAAGCTGTACCCGGTGCTGTTGCTCGGCCCGCTGCTGGTGCTGTGCTGGCGTGCGGGAGCCTGGCGTGCGTACGGGCGGGCGATGGCCGGCGCCGTCGCATCCTGGCTGGTGGTGAATCTGCCGGTGATGCTCACGCACGATGATGCGGGATTCCACATCCGGGAAGGCTGGGCAAAGTTCTACACGTTCAGCCAGGAGAGGCCCATCGACTTCGGTTCGCTCTGGCTCCTGATCTCGCAGCGGACCGGGAATCCGCTGGAGAACGCCAACACCTATGCCACGCTGCTGATGATCCTGGGCTGTGGCGCCATCGGCCTGCTGACCCTGTATGCGCCGCGCCGGCCACGCTTCGCACAGCTGGCGTTCCTTGTCGTTGCGCTGTTCATCCTCACCAATAAGGTCTACTCGCCGCAGTACGTCCTGTGGCTGACCCCGCTCGCCGCGCTGGCCCGGCCGCGCTGGCGGGACTTCCTGATCTGGCAGGCCTGCGAGGTCATGTACTTCCTGGGGATCTGGACGTACCTCGCCTACACGGGCAACGGTGACAAGCACCAGGGCCTGCCGCTCGAGGGCTACCAGCTGGCCATTGTGCTGCACCTCCTGGGCACCCTCTATCTGTGCGCCGTGGTCGTCCGGGACATTCTGCTGCCGGAGCGCGATGTGGTCCGCAGGGACGGGGACGACGACCCGTCGGGCGGCGTCCTGGACCGCAGCCCCGATGTGTTCGTGCTCGGCCGGGCCCACCACCGTCCCCGGCACGCGGTGCAGTTCGAGGGGGCACCGCAGGTGCGCTGGGGCGCCGTACGGGAGTGA
- the rpsF gene encoding 30S ribosomal protein S6 — MRHYEVMVILDPDLEERAVSPLIENFLSVVREGNGKVEKVDTWGRRRLSYEIKKKPEGIYSVIDLQAEPAVVKELDRQMNLNESVLRTKVLRPETH, encoded by the coding sequence ATGCGTCACTACGAGGTGATGGTCATCCTCGACCCCGATCTCGAGGAGCGCGCTGTCTCCCCGCTGATCGAGAACTTCCTCTCCGTCGTCCGTGAGGGCAACGGAAAGGTCGAGAAGGTCGACACCTGGGGCCGTCGTCGTCTCTCTTACGAGATCAAGAAGAAGCCCGAGGGCATCTACTCGGTCATCGACCTGCAGGCCGAGCCTGCGGTCGTCAAGGAGCTCGACCGTCAGATGAACCTGAATGAGTCGGTCCTCCGGACCAAGGTCCTTCGTCCCGAGACCCACTGA
- a CDS encoding MATE family efflux transporter: MTQAPATPRRTDRRHDREIIALALPAFGSLVAEPLFVMVDSAVIGHLGTPQLAGLGVAAALLTTAVSVFVFLAYATTAAVARRAGAGDLPAAIRQGMDGIWLALLLGAAVIVAVLPTAPWLVEAFGASATAAPYATAYLRISALGIPAMLVVLAATGVLRGLQDTRTPLYVAIGGFSANAALNVCLVYGAGLGIAGSAWGTVIAQCGMAAVYLTVVIRGARRHGASLRPDAAGIRASAQAGVPLLVRTLSLRAVLMIATAVAARLGDAEVAAHQIVLTLWSLLAFALDAIAIAGQAIIGRYLGAEDRDGASAACRRMVQWGIAAGLVLGVLVALARPLFIPLFTSDPAVQGPLLSTLLVVAVTQPVSGIVFILDGVLMGAGDGPYLARAMVVTLALFAPAALAVPALGGGLVALWWAMALMMTVRMLTLWLRTRSGRWIVTGASR, encoded by the coding sequence ATGACCCAGGCTCCCGCGACACCGCGGCGCACCGACCGCCGCCATGACCGCGAGATCATCGCCCTCGCCCTGCCCGCGTTCGGCTCACTGGTCGCGGAACCTCTCTTCGTCATGGTCGACAGCGCCGTCATCGGCCACCTCGGCACCCCCCAGCTCGCCGGCCTGGGCGTCGCCGCCGCCCTGCTCACCACCGCCGTCTCCGTCTTCGTCTTCCTCGCTTACGCGACCACCGCGGCGGTCGCCCGCAGGGCCGGCGCCGGCGATCTTCCCGCCGCCATCCGCCAGGGCATGGACGGCATCTGGCTCGCCCTGCTGCTCGGCGCCGCCGTCATCGTGGCCGTCCTGCCCACGGCCCCCTGGCTCGTCGAGGCCTTCGGAGCCTCCGCCACCGCCGCCCCCTACGCGACGGCGTATCTGCGCATCAGCGCCCTCGGCATCCCCGCGATGCTCGTCGTGCTGGCCGCCACCGGCGTGCTCCGCGGGCTCCAGGACACCCGGACCCCGCTCTATGTCGCCATCGGCGGCTTCTCCGCCAACGCCGCGCTCAACGTCTGCCTGGTCTACGGCGCCGGGCTCGGCATCGCGGGCTCCGCCTGGGGCACGGTCATCGCCCAGTGCGGCATGGCCGCCGTCTACCTCACCGTGGTCATCCGCGGTGCACGACGGCACGGCGCCTCGCTGCGCCCCGATGCCGCGGGCATCCGCGCCTCGGCTCAGGCCGGTGTCCCGCTGCTGGTCCGTACGCTCTCGCTGCGCGCTGTGCTGATGATCGCCACCGCCGTAGCCGCCCGGCTCGGCGATGCCGAGGTCGCCGCGCATCAGATCGTGCTCACGCTGTGGTCCCTGCTGGCCTTCGCGCTGGACGCCATCGCCATCGCCGGGCAGGCCATCATAGGCCGCTATCTCGGTGCGGAGGACCGCGACGGCGCCAGTGCCGCCTGCCGCCGGATGGTCCAGTGGGGCATCGCCGCCGGCCTGGTCCTCGGTGTGCTGGTCGCGCTCGCCCGCCCCTTGTTCATCCCCCTGTTCACCTCGGACCCCGCCGTGCAGGGCCCGCTGCTGAGCACGCTCCTGGTCGTGGCCGTGACCCAGCCGGTCTCCGGCATCGTCTTCATCCTCGACGGTGTCCTGATGGGCGCGGGGGACGGCCCGTATCTCGCCCGGGCCATGGTGGTGACGCTGGCGCTGTTCGCTCCGGCCGCGCTGGCCGTACCCGCTCTGGGCGGCGGACTGGTGGCGCTGTGGTGGGCCATGGCACTGATGATGACCGTCCGCATGCTGACTCTGTGGCTGCGTACCCGCTCGGGCCGGTGGATTGTGACAGGAGCCTCGCGCTGA
- a CDS encoding transglycosylase domain-containing protein, which yields MGASGVALALVQVPDESLAAKSQNNVYLWANGKVMARDGETNRQNVTINEIPRSMQNAAIAAENASFRHDSGVDPMGIARAVFNMAKGGETQGGSTITQQYVKNAMLSQQQTLDRKFKELFIAIKVGWSKDKDEILQGYLNTSYYGRGAYGIQAAAQAYYGVDAAKLDANQSAFLATVLKGADLYDPAGGTSPGATRAANTARAKARWSWILDREVENHLLSKAQRDKYRNHFPTPHLPKPVASKSGQIGYMMDTAKKYVLKHAGLSEAQFDKGGYTIRTTFDAKKTNALEGAVKKVNKRYIDPKKRAKDKYVQFGGASVVPGDGKIVALYGGEGYDKGHFSNNADTFGVPVGSTWKPFVLAAGMKYGTARSNGPISPDSRYNGDDHLKVKDAHGNFVTKRDNSPFYQENESNHPWGYIPLTKAMEQSVNTPFVQLGMDVGMSRVRDMAQAAGIAPASFDKNLNPSFALGTSTPSAIRMADAYATFAQSGQKVEPYSVTKVTFEGEDLPGFDKPKQETAMDSNIANNVTKVLQNVIQNGTGKLAKRLDMPAAGKTGTTDENKSAWFVGYTKQLSTAVTMFREDAKNPRQLSMNGVGGFDSIHGGALPTEVWTEYMLQAMHGVTGEPFPAATPIGRRVDEAGMPSPTPTPTPSDTPSESPSETPSDSASPSDSPSASPTDTCSPWDIKCRNSGGAGNGGANGGGPGGAGGPGGDTGGTTPTPDPTDANGGGGLFGGPGG from the coding sequence GTGGGGGCCTCCGGCGTCGCGCTGGCCCTGGTACAGGTTCCTGACGAGAGCCTGGCCGCCAAGTCGCAGAACAACGTCTACCTCTGGGCCAATGGCAAGGTCATGGCGCGCGACGGTGAGACAAACCGGCAGAACGTCACGATCAATGAGATTCCGCGGTCGATGCAGAACGCGGCGATCGCCGCGGAGAACGCCTCATTCCGCCACGACTCGGGCGTGGACCCGATGGGCATCGCACGTGCGGTGTTCAACATGGCCAAGGGTGGTGAGACCCAGGGCGGCTCGACCATCACCCAGCAGTACGTGAAGAACGCGATGCTGAGCCAGCAGCAGACCCTTGACCGCAAGTTCAAGGAGCTGTTCATCGCGATCAAGGTCGGCTGGTCGAAGGACAAGGACGAAATCCTTCAGGGGTATCTGAACACCAGCTACTACGGTCGCGGGGCCTACGGCATCCAGGCAGCGGCGCAGGCGTACTACGGAGTGGACGCCGCCAAGCTGGACGCGAACCAGAGCGCCTTCCTGGCCACCGTGCTCAAGGGCGCGGACCTGTATGACCCCGCGGGCGGCACCAGCCCGGGGGCCACGCGGGCGGCGAACACCGCGCGTGCCAAGGCCCGGTGGTCCTGGATCCTCGACCGCGAGGTCGAGAACCACCTCCTGTCGAAGGCGCAGCGGGACAAGTACCGGAACCATTTCCCCACACCACACCTGCCGAAGCCGGTGGCCAGCAAGAGCGGCCAGATCGGCTACATGATGGACACCGCGAAGAAGTACGTGCTGAAGCACGCGGGTCTCAGTGAGGCGCAGTTCGACAAGGGCGGCTACACGATCCGGACGACCTTCGACGCGAAGAAGACCAATGCGCTCGAGGGTGCGGTCAAGAAGGTCAACAAGCGCTATATCGACCCCAAGAAGCGTGCCAAGGACAAATACGTCCAGTTCGGTGGCGCCTCCGTGGTGCCGGGTGACGGCAAGATCGTCGCCCTGTACGGCGGTGAGGGGTACGACAAGGGACACTTCAGCAACAACGCCGACACCTTCGGCGTACCGGTCGGCTCGACCTGGAAGCCGTTCGTGCTCGCCGCGGGGATGAAGTACGGCACGGCCAGGAGTAACGGTCCGATCTCACCGGACAGCCGTTACAACGGCGATGACCACCTCAAGGTGAAGGACGCCCACGGCAACTTCGTGACGAAGCGCGATAACTCGCCCTTCTACCAGGAGAACGAGAGCAACCACCCCTGGGGCTACATCCCCTTGACCAAGGCGATGGAACAGTCCGTCAACACTCCGTTCGTGCAGCTCGGCATGGATGTCGGGATGAGCAGGGTCCGGGACATGGCGCAGGCCGCGGGTATCGCGCCGGCCAGCTTCGACAAGAACCTGAACCCGTCCTTTGCGCTGGGTACCTCCACTCCGAGCGCGATTCGTATGGCCGATGCCTATGCGACCTTCGCCCAGTCGGGACAGAAGGTGGAGCCGTATTCGGTGACCAAGGTGACGTTCGAGGGTGAGGACCTGCCGGGCTTCGACAAGCCCAAGCAGGAGACGGCGATGGATTCCAACATCGCCAACAACGTGACCAAGGTGCTGCAGAACGTCATCCAGAACGGCACGGGAAAGCTGGCCAAGCGGCTGGACATGCCGGCGGCGGGCAAGACCGGCACCACCGACGAGAACAAGTCGGCCTGGTTCGTCGGCTACACCAAGCAGCTTTCGACGGCCGTCACCATGTTCCGTGAGGACGCGAAGAACCCGCGTCAGCTGTCCATGAACGGCGTTGGTGGCTTTGACTCGATCCACGGTGGTGCCCTGCCCACCGAGGTGTGGACCGAGTACATGCTGCAGGCGATGCATGGCGTCACAGGGGAGCCGTTCCCGGCTGCTACGCCCATCGGGCGACGGGTGGACGAGGCCGGCATGCCGTCTCCGACGCCGACTCCCACGCCGTCGGACACGCCCTCGGAGTCTCCGTCGGAGACTCCCAGTGACTCCGCTTCGCCGTCCGACAGTCCCAGCGCGAGCCCGACGGACACCTGCTCTCCCTGGGACATCAAGTGCAGGAACAGCGGCGGGGCCGGTAACGGCGGGGCCAACGGCGGAGGACCGGGCGGAGCCGGCGGACCGGGCGGTGACACCGGAGGCACGACTCCGACACCTGACCCGACGGATGCGAACGGTGGCGGAGGCCTCTTCGGCGGCCCCGGCGGCTGA
- a CDS encoding PadR family transcriptional regulator, with the protein MSRRSGILEFAVLGLLRESPMHGYELRKRLNTSLGVFRAFSYGTLYPCLKALVASGWLTEETEGATEGVPAAALTGRRAKIVYRLTTSGKEHFEELLAHSGPDAWEDEHFGVRFAFFGQTSRDVRMRVLEGRRSRLEERLEKMRTSLARSRERLDDYTLELQRHGMESVEREVRWLNELIESERAGRDQRAPGPAAQDKKNQSGDTGGLPRHRGGSRPDPSDDTTT; encoded by the coding sequence ATGAGCAGACGTTCCGGCATCCTCGAGTTCGCCGTCCTCGGCCTGCTCCGCGAATCCCCGATGCACGGCTATGAGCTGCGAAAACGGCTCAACACCTCGCTCGGGGTCTTCCGCGCGTTCAGCTACGGCACCCTCTACCCCTGTCTCAAGGCGCTGGTCGCGAGCGGCTGGCTCACCGAGGAGACAGAGGGCGCTACGGAGGGCGTACCGGCCGCGGCACTGACAGGGCGCCGAGCCAAGATCGTCTACCGATTGACCACATCGGGCAAAGAACACTTCGAGGAGCTGCTCGCCCACTCCGGACCGGACGCATGGGAGGACGAGCACTTCGGCGTCCGCTTCGCATTCTTCGGCCAGACATCTCGGGACGTAAGGATGCGTGTGCTGGAAGGCCGCCGTAGCCGGCTGGAGGAGCGCCTCGAGAAGATGCGTACCTCCTTGGCCAGGTCCCGCGAGCGGCTGGACGACTACACCCTCGAGCTGCAGCGGCACGGCATGGAATCCGTGGAGCGCGAAGTCCGTTGGCTGAACGAGCTCATCGAGAGTGAGCGCGCCGGGCGTGACCAGCGCGCACCAGGTCCCGCAGCGCAGGACAAGAAGAACCAGTCAGGAGATACGGGCGGCCTGCCCCGGCACCGGGGTGGTTCCCGGCCGGACCCGTCCGATGACACCACCACATGA
- a CDS encoding trypsin-like serine protease translates to MRSLAGRSLVPLTLVVMVAAVVVGYASEGEGERSSSRVSGHSSFGKSGEADQDPQDQDPAATAPAEDGSAYTPRRTEQNARVGVVFEKDDTGDHFCTASVVQSPGRNMLITAAHCAFDADAGTTVDDLVFAPDYRDRNEPTGLWKVKKVILDDRWVKSQDEDLDVAFLVLDKKNGKQIQDVLGGNTLGIDRGFDNEVKITGYPTSRNTPISCQNRTTKYSDTQMRIQCTDFEGGTSGSPWLADYDPKSHTGTVIGVLGGHEGGGDEDDVSYAAYFDDDVAELYRRAQDED, encoded by the coding sequence GTGCGCTCGCTTGCCGGTAGGTCCCTGGTGCCCCTGACGCTCGTCGTCATGGTGGCTGCTGTCGTGGTGGGCTATGCCTCGGAGGGGGAGGGCGAGCGGAGCAGCAGCCGTGTCAGCGGTCACAGCAGCTTCGGCAAGTCCGGCGAGGCCGACCAAGATCCCCAGGATCAGGATCCCGCCGCGACGGCTCCGGCCGAAGACGGCAGTGCCTACACTCCACGCCGCACCGAGCAGAACGCCCGGGTCGGCGTGGTCTTCGAGAAGGACGACACCGGAGACCACTTCTGTACGGCGAGCGTGGTGCAGAGCCCGGGCCGGAACATGCTGATCACTGCGGCGCACTGTGCCTTTGACGCGGACGCCGGGACGACGGTGGACGATCTCGTCTTTGCCCCCGACTACCGCGACCGGAACGAGCCCACCGGCCTCTGGAAGGTCAAGAAGGTGATCCTCGACGACCGCTGGGTCAAGTCGCAGGACGAGGATCTCGATGTCGCCTTCCTCGTGCTCGACAAGAAGAACGGCAAGCAGATCCAGGACGTCCTGGGCGGCAACACCCTCGGCATCGACCGTGGCTTCGACAACGAAGTCAAGATCACCGGCTATCCGACCAGCCGGAACACCCCGATCTCCTGCCAGAACCGCACCACGAAGTACAGCGACACCCAGATGCGTATCCAGTGCACCGACTTCGAGGGTGGGACGAGCGGCAGCCCCTGGCTTGCCGACTACGACCCCAAGAGCCACACCGGCACGGTCATCGGTGTTCTCGGCGGCCATGAAGGCGGCGGCGACGAAGACGATGTCTCCTACGCCGCGTACTTCGACGACGATGTCGCCGAGCTCTACAGGCGCGCCCAGGACGAGGACTGA
- the rpsR gene encoding 30S ribosomal protein S18, whose translation MAKPPARKPKKKVCVFCKEKISYVDYKDTNLLRKFISDRGKIRARRVTGNCTQHQRDVATAVKNSREMALLPYTSTAR comes from the coding sequence ATGGCGAAGCCGCCTGCTCGCAAGCCTAAGAAGAAGGTTTGCGTGTTCTGCAAGGAGAAGATCTCCTACGTCGACTACAAGGACACGAACCTGCTGCGGAAGTTCATCTCCGACCGCGGCAAGATCCGTGCCCGCCGGGTCACCGGCAACTGCACTCAGCACCAGCGTGACGTCGCCACGGCCGTGAAGAACAGCCGTGAGATGGCGCTGCTGCCCTACACGTCCACCGCGCGATAA
- a CDS encoding alanine racemase yields MALTLYVDTARWRAHQQSVLQQFPGLVPVCKGNGYGFGHERLADEATQLGADILAVGTTYEAARIKDFFSGDLLVLTPFRHGEEPVPLPDRAIRSVSSVEGVGGLVGARVVIEVMSSMKRHGVKPEDLPKLATAIEDIRLEGFALHLPLDRADGSDAVEEVIGWMDRLRNARLPLHTMFVSHLKADELARLQQQFPQTRFRARIGTRLWLGDHEATEYRGSVLDVTQVAKGERFGYRQQKAASDGYLVVVAGGTSHGVGLESPKALHGVMPRAKGVARAGLATVNRNLAPYVWAGKQRWFAEPPHMQVSILFVPGDAPQPQVGEELVAHLRHTTTQFDRLVDR; encoded by the coding sequence ATGGCGCTCACCCTCTACGTCGACACCGCGCGCTGGCGGGCGCATCAGCAGAGCGTTCTCCAGCAGTTCCCCGGGCTGGTCCCGGTCTGCAAAGGCAATGGTTACGGCTTCGGCCATGAGCGTCTCGCCGACGAGGCGACCCAACTGGGCGCCGACATCCTCGCGGTCGGCACGACCTACGAAGCGGCCCGTATCAAGGACTTCTTCAGCGGCGACCTGCTCGTCCTGACACCGTTCCGCCACGGTGAGGAGCCGGTACCGCTGCCCGACCGGGCGATCCGTTCGGTCTCCTCAGTCGAGGGCGTGGGTGGCCTGGTCGGCGCCCGGGTCGTCATCGAGGTCATGAGCAGCATGAAGCGCCATGGCGTCAAGCCGGAGGATCTGCCGAAGCTTGCCACGGCCATCGAGGACATCAGGCTCGAGGGCTTCGCGTTGCACCTCCCGCTGGACCGTGCCGACGGTTCCGACGCGGTTGAGGAGGTCATCGGCTGGATGGACCGGCTCCGCAATGCCCGCCTCCCGCTGCACACCATGTTCGTCAGCCACCTCAAGGCCGATGAACTCGCCCGTCTCCAGCAGCAGTTCCCTCAGACACGGTTCCGTGCACGGATCGGTACGCGGCTGTGGCTCGGCGACCACGAGGCCACCGAGTACCGCGGCTCGGTACTCGATGTCACCCAGGTCGCCAAGGGCGAGCGCTTTGGCTACCGCCAGCAGAAGGCCGCCTCCGACGGCTACCTGGTCGTGGTGGCCGGCGGCACCTCGCACGGCGTCGGCCTGGAGTCCCCCAAGGCACTGCACGGCGTGATGCCGCGTGCCAAGGGCGTGGCCCGGGCCGGTCTGGCCACCGTCAATCGCAATCTCGCGCCGTATGTGTGGGCCGGGAAGCAGCGCTGGTTCGCGGAACCGCCGCACATGCAGGTGTCGATCCTGTTCGTGCCCGGCGATGCACCGCAGCCGCAGGTCGGCGAGGAACTGGTGGCCCATCTGCGGCACACCACCACGCAGTTCGACCGCCTTGTGGACCGCTGA
- the rplI gene encoding 50S ribosomal protein L9 translates to MKIILTHEVSGLGTAGDVVDVRDGYARNYLVPRGFAIRWTKGGEKDVEQIRRGRKIREIATIEQANEVKGRLEGVNVKLAVRAGDAGRLFGSVTPADVASAIKAAGGPDVDKRRVELGSPIKTLGAHQISVRLHAEVVAKLGVEVVAA, encoded by the coding sequence ATGAAGATCATCCTCACCCACGAGGTCTCCGGCCTCGGCACCGCCGGCGACGTCGTTGACGTCCGCGACGGGTACGCCCGTAACTACCTGGTCCCGCGTGGTTTCGCGATCCGCTGGACCAAGGGTGGCGAGAAGGACGTCGAGCAGATCCGCCGCGGTCGCAAGATCCGCGAGATCGCCACGATCGAGCAGGCCAACGAGGTCAAGGGCCGGCTCGAGGGCGTCAACGTGAAGCTGGCCGTTCGCGCCGGCGACGCGGGCCGCCTGTTCGGCTCCGTCACTCCGGCCGATGTCGCCTCGGCGATCAAGGCCGCCGGTGGTCCGGACGTCGACAAGCGTCGTGTCGAGCTCGGCTCGCCGATCAAGACCCTGGGCGCGCACCAGATCTCCGTGCGTCTGCACGCCGAGGTCGTGGCGAAGCTCGGCGTCGAGGTCGTCGCCGCGTAG
- a CDS encoding peptidoglycan bridge formation glycyltransferase FemA/FemB family protein: protein MSLTLRTISREQHLAYIQSLPAASHMQVPAWADVKAEWRSESLGWFDTSGALVGAALVLYRQLPKIKRYLAYLPEGPVINWFSPNLEDWLQPMLSHLKQKGAFSVKMGPPVIIRRWDSVAIKSGIQNPDVKRLRDVEATHIEPRAFEVADRLRRMGWQQGEDGGAGFGDVQPRYVFQVPLANRSLEDIHKGFNQLWRRNIKKAEKAGVEVVQGSYDELAEWQRLYEITAERDRFHPRPLGYFQRMWTALNSEDPNRMRLYFARHEGENVAAATMLIVGGHVWYSYGASANHKREVRPSNAMQWKMLQDSYALGASVYDLRGISDSLDENDHLFGLIQFKVGTGGQAAEYLGEWDFPLNKLLHKALDMYMSRR from the coding sequence ATGAGCCTGACCCTGAGGACCATCAGCCGAGAGCAGCATCTGGCATATATCCAGAGTCTGCCCGCGGCCAGCCACATGCAGGTTCCTGCCTGGGCGGACGTGAAGGCCGAATGGCGTTCGGAGAGTCTGGGCTGGTTCGACACGAGCGGCGCGCTGGTCGGCGCGGCGCTGGTGCTCTACCGCCAGCTGCCCAAGATCAAGCGCTACCTCGCCTATCTTCCCGAGGGCCCGGTCATCAACTGGTTCTCACCGAACCTGGAGGACTGGCTGCAGCCGATGCTCAGCCACCTCAAGCAGAAGGGCGCCTTCTCCGTGAAGATGGGCCCGCCGGTGATCATCCGCCGCTGGGACTCCGTCGCGATCAAGTCCGGCATCCAGAACCCGGACGTCAAGCGGCTGCGGGACGTCGAGGCCACCCACATCGAGCCCCGCGCCTTCGAGGTCGCCGACCGGCTGCGGCGCATGGGCTGGCAGCAGGGCGAGGACGGCGGCGCCGGCTTCGGCGACGTGCAGCCGCGCTATGTCTTCCAGGTGCCGCTGGCCAACCGCTCGCTGGAGGACATCCACAAGGGCTTCAACCAGCTGTGGCGGCGCAACATCAAGAAGGCCGAGAAGGCCGGTGTCGAGGTCGTCCAGGGCAGCTACGACGAGCTGGCCGAATGGCAGCGGCTCTACGAGATCACCGCGGAGCGTGACCGCTTCCACCCGCGGCCGCTGGGCTACTTCCAGCGCATGTGGACGGCCCTCAACTCCGAGGACCCCAACCGCATGCGGCTCTACTTCGCCCGCCACGAGGGCGAGAACGTCGCGGCGGCCACGATGCTGATCGTCGGGGGCCATGTCTGGTACTCCTACGGCGCCTCCGCCAACCACAAGCGTGAGGTCCGGCCCTCGAACGCGATGCAGTGGAAGATGCTCCAGGACTCCTATGCGCTCGGCGCTTCGGTCTACGACCTCCGCGGCATCAGCGACTCGCTGGACGAGAACGACCATCTCTTCGGCCTGATCCAGTTCAAGGTCGGCACGGGCGGGCAGGCAGCGGAGTACCTCGGCGAGTGGGACTTCCCGCTCAACAAGCTGCTGCACAAGGCGCTCGACATGTATATGTCGCGCCGCTGA
- a CDS encoding single-stranded DNA-binding protein, whose protein sequence is MAGETVITVVGNLVDDPELRFTPSGAAVAKFRVASTPRTFDRQTNEWKDGESLFLTCSVWRQAAENVAESLTRGTRVVVQGRLKQRSYEDREGVKRTVYELDVEEVGASLKNATAKITKTSGRGGQGGGGFGGGQQGGGQGGGGWGGGPGGGQQGGGGAPADDPWATNGPAGGGQQGGGGGWGGSSGGGYSDEPPF, encoded by the coding sequence ATGGCAGGCGAGACCGTCATCACGGTTGTCGGCAATCTTGTCGACGACCCCGAGCTGCGCTTCACCCCGTCCGGTGCGGCGGTCGCGAAGTTCCGCGTCGCGTCCACTCCCCGCACGTTCGACCGTCAGACCAATGAGTGGAAGGACGGCGAGAGCCTGTTCCTGACCTGCTCGGTGTGGCGTCAGGCGGCGGAGAACGTCGCCGAGTCCCTGACGCGGGGTACCCGCGTGGTCGTCCAGGGCCGCCTCAAGCAGCGGTCGTACGAGGACCGCGAGGGCGTGAAGCGCACGGTCTACGAGCTCGACGTCGAGGAAGTCGGCGCGAGCCTGAAGAACGCCACTGCCAAGATCACCAAGACCAGCGGTCGCGGTGGCCAGGGCGGCGGCGGCTTCGGCGGCGGTCAGCAGGGCGGTGGCCAGGGTGGCGGCGGCTGGGGCGGCGGCCCCGGCGGCGGCCAGCAGGGCGGCGGCGGTGCTCCCGCCGACGACCCGTGGGCGACCAACGGCCCGGCCGGCGGCGGTCAGCAGGGTGGCGGCGGTGGCTGGGGCGGTAGCTCCGGCGGTGGCTACTCGGACGAGCCGCCCTTCTAG